The following are encoded in a window of Ruficoccus amylovorans genomic DNA:
- a CDS encoding phosphoglycerate dehydrogenase, whose product MAKILLTTTSYQDTPGPHHELLNGSGHEVHCERGPLSEQQMLELVGDFDAFLCGDDAITRKVLEKATPKLKIIAKYGIGVDKIDVAAATEMGLPLCFTPGVNHTTVAEHSFALMLALFRSLVDEANYVRAGNWKRLTGHEIMGKTIGIVGLGRIGKEVAIRAKAFGLKIIGNDLYWPEEFAKEYGIERAESFDGVFEKADIISLHTNLTEETRNLISAASIAKMKDGVVILNCARGELVNTADMVAALKSGKVGGYGADVLDEEPPRPDHPLLTAPNCVLTPHIGSRTHESVQRQAMMATQNLLLCLEGKKPLAQVNDVPIPALS is encoded by the coding sequence ATGGCTAAAATACTCCTTACGACCACTTCCTATCAGGATACCCCCGGCCCGCACCACGAACTGCTTAACGGCTCCGGCCACGAGGTCCACTGTGAGCGCGGCCCGCTCTCCGAGCAGCAGATGCTTGAGCTGGTGGGCGACTTTGACGCTTTCCTGTGCGGGGACGACGCCATCACCCGCAAGGTGCTGGAAAAGGCCACCCCGAAGCTCAAGATCATCGCCAAGTACGGCATTGGCGTGGACAAGATCGACGTGGCCGCCGCCACCGAAATGGGCTTGCCACTCTGTTTCACACCCGGGGTCAACCACACCACCGTGGCCGAGCACAGCTTCGCGCTGATGCTGGCGCTGTTCCGCAGCCTGGTCGATGAGGCCAACTATGTGCGCGCCGGGAACTGGAAGCGCCTGACCGGCCACGAGATCATGGGCAAGACCATCGGTATCGTCGGTCTGGGCCGCATCGGCAAGGAGGTCGCCATCCGCGCCAAGGCCTTCGGTTTGAAGATCATCGGTAACGACCTGTACTGGCCCGAGGAGTTTGCCAAGGAGTACGGGATCGAACGGGCCGAGAGCTTTGACGGTGTTTTTGAAAAGGCCGACATCATTTCCCTGCACACCAACCTGACCGAGGAAACCCGCAACCTCATCAGCGCCGCTTCGATTGCGAAGATGAAGGATGGCGTCGTCATCCTCAACTGTGCCCGGGGCGAGCTGGTCAACACGGCCGACATGGTGGCCGCGCTCAAATCCGGCAAGGTCGGCGGCTACGGCGCGGACGTGCTCGACGAGGAGCCGCCCCGCCCGGACCATCCGCTGCTGACCGCCCCGAACTGCGTGCTCACGCCGCACATCGGCTCGCGCACGCACGAGTCCGTCCAGCGCCAGGCCATGATGGCCACGCAGAATCTCCTGCTGTGCCTGGAGGGCAAGAAACCGCTCGCGCAGGTCAATGACGTGCCGATTCCCGCTTTGAGTTAG
- a CDS encoding Ldh family oxidoreductase: MSETFYIVPEATHNELVVAAYRHRGFTADEAAAAARFSAHASRHGIRTHNAIKALHLDHLFGSAAGGCKPGAEIEKKPSRFAASEIWNANRKLGQATAYAAMDEAIALADKYGIGQVSVDNAFHYLWGGGYVMEAASRGYIAYTNCTAALAEVVPFMGKFPTLGTNPHSWGFPTVDAVGFPIVVDWATSVVAMGRVQQLAREGKQLPPNAAVDKDGNPTTDPAEVVALTTFGAHKGYGLSLINEIMGAFIGGSLPTLRSRWQKNPEEKHTPAFYFQVIHPEAIAGGDYALGRNQAENVKAVLADVLGHGNESCILPGQIEAQAAKRSDAAGGLLFSRAELDVFNDIAHECGHTGWKLGDFDQAENV; this comes from the coding sequence ATGAGCGAAACTTTCTATATCGTTCCCGAGGCGACCCATAACGAACTGGTCGTCGCCGCCTACCGCCACCGCGGGTTCACCGCGGACGAGGCTGCCGCCGCCGCGCGTTTCTCCGCGCATGCCAGCCGCCACGGTATCCGCACCCACAACGCGATCAAGGCGCTCCACCTGGACCACCTTTTCGGCTCCGCTGCCGGTGGCTGTAAGCCCGGGGCCGAGATCGAGAAAAAGCCCTCCCGTTTCGCCGCCAGCGAAATCTGGAACGCCAACCGCAAGCTCGGTCAGGCGACCGCCTACGCCGCCATGGATGAGGCCATCGCGCTGGCCGACAAGTACGGCATCGGGCAGGTCTCGGTGGACAACGCCTTCCACTACCTGTGGGGCGGCGGCTACGTGATGGAGGCCGCCTCGCGTGGCTACATCGCCTACACTAATTGCACGGCGGCGCTGGCCGAAGTCGTGCCATTTATGGGGAAGTTCCCCACGCTCGGGACCAACCCGCACTCCTGGGGTTTCCCCACGGTGGACGCGGTGGGTTTTCCCATCGTGGTTGACTGGGCCACCTCGGTCGTGGCGATGGGCCGCGTCCAGCAACTCGCCCGCGAGGGCAAGCAGCTCCCTCCGAACGCGGCAGTGGACAAGGACGGTAACCCGACCACAGACCCCGCCGAAGTCGTCGCGCTGACGACCTTCGGGGCGCACAAGGGCTACGGGCTTTCCCTCATCAACGAGATCATGGGCGCCTTTATCGGCGGTTCGCTGCCGACCCTGCGCTCGCGCTGGCAGAAGAACCCCGAGGAGAAGCACACGCCCGCCTTCTACTTCCAGGTCATCCACCCGGAGGCGATTGCCGGCGGGGACTACGCCCTCGGGCGGAACCAGGCCGAGAATGTCAAGGCCGTCCTCGCCGACGTGCTCGGCCACGGCAACGAGTCCTGCATCCTGCCCGGACAGATCGAGGCCCAGGCGGCCAAGCGTTCCGACGCTGCCGGTGGCCTGCTCTTCTCCAGGGCCGAACTCGACGTTTTCAACGACATCGCCCATGAATGCGGCCATACCGGCTGGAAACTCGGCGATTTCGATCAGGCTGAAAATGTGTAA